Within Runella rosea, the genomic segment GAGGCCCTCAGAGCGTAGGATTTGATTATTCTTATATTTTGCCAGCTTCTCTGGATATGCCGCCGTATTGTTATTTGGAAAACCAACAATTGACCGAACAACCCACGGCGTATACCAAAGGAAATAAACTGGAATCGGGCTATACAGGTCCCTTTTGGCGTGAAGGAAAAATGTCGCCCTCGTTTGATTTTCATGGAGTGTTACCTGAATTTGTTACAAAAGCTAATGCATTTTTGAAAAAGCAAACCAAAGAAAAACCTTTCTTCCTCTATATTCCGCTGGCTGCTCCGCACACGCCTTGGGTGCCTACCAAAAATTATGTAGGCAAATCAAAGGCGGGAGAATACGGCGATTTTGTGCAACAAGTGGATGCGGCAGTAGGCGAAGTATTAAAAACCTTAGAAGCATCAGGGCTTTCTGAAAATACCCTTGTTATTTTTACCAGTGACAATGGCCCATACTGGCGGCCCAATTTTACAGAACAATTTGGCCATGCCGCCGCTGGGCCGTTTAGAGGGATGAAAGGTGATGCCTTTGAAGGTGGGCATCGCATTCCGTTCATCGTTCGTTGGCCGCATAAAGTAAAACCCAATACCGTTAGCAATGCCACCACGACCTTGGCAAATTTGCTTTCCACCTGTGCGGAAATTGTGGGAACAAAAGACGCTAAATACAACACCGAAGACAGCTACAGTATTTTGCCTGTGCTGTTGGGGAAAACGAAGCAGGTTCCCAATCAACCTGCGGTGGTTCATAGTTCGTCCATCGGATACTTTGCCATTCGCAAAGGCAACTGGAAATTGATTGAGGGCCTTGGTTCAGGCGGTTTTACTGAGCCAAAGGAAATAAAACCAAAAGTAGGTGAAGCCGCAGGACAGCTTTATAACCTAGCGGATGATGTTTCGGAAAAAAACAATTTGTACGAACAAAACCCTGAAAAAGTAAGGGAACTTGCGCAGTTGTTGACGGCAATCAGGCAAAGTAAAAAGAAGTTGGTTTTGAACTGATTCTGTGCCTTTTTATTGACATCCTGTAATTTTTGCTTCAAAAACGGTATTGGGGCCACTTTGCCAAAAGCCACCCGCGGCAGGAGAGGTGATGGTGATTGATTTTCCTGCGGTATAGGAGATATTTCCGGAAGTATATTGGATCGTCCCCGTTGTTGTTATGGTTTCCGAGGCTTGATAGGGCGCGGGGAGGGAGGCATGGACGACCAGCGTTTGGGGACAAGGGAACTGCGTTGGTAAAACCGTGATCAGGGCGCTGCCGGCGGCAGTGCCAGCCCCGCATTGCGTATTGCTTACCTGAGTGATCGTGTAAGTTGTCGTTGTTGTGGGAGAAACCGTAATCGTAAAAGGATTATTCATGCTGTTTGTAAACTGTTGACCGGTCGAAAGGGTAAGCTGATACGGAAGAGTTCCAGCGGTCAATGAAACACTCAAATTGGCCGATTGACTGGCATATATACTTGCAGCACCTGACAAATTCACCTGCACTTTGGGATTGATGGTCACTGCGACGGGCCCTGATTCATTGATACACCCATTCTGTGAAATTTCCACCCGGTAATTCTCTGTTTGAGCAGCGGCCAACATCTGACTAGTCGCATTGGGCAGCGTGCCAGTACTGTTTTTCCACGTATAGGTGTAGCCTTCGCCGGTAGCGGCAGTTAATGAGACAGTTGTCGGAGCACAAACCACCGCATTGCCGGAAACCGTGATAGACGCCTCAGGCTTCGAATATACCCGGATACTTTCGCTGTTGGTAGATACGCTGATGTCTGTTGAGATGATCCTCAGTCGGTAGTAGCTGCCCGGGGCTAACAGGGGAGGGAGTGAAATAGTCAAAGGACTGCCAGTCCCGCTGCCGACTTCTGTACCTGCCGCAAAATTTCCGTATGTGTCAGAAAGCTCGGCTTTAAAGGTGTTATTTCCTGAAAATGAGCCTGAGGTTGTAAAGCTTGCCTGATAGTTCCCGCCAGCACACAGGGGGGGGAATGTCGATAAAAGCTGGATTTGGGGTAAGGAACTTCCGTTGCTGATCGTAACGGTATAGTCTTCGGTTTCACCTACGGTGTAGCGACTGCAGGCATTGGTTACACCTCCGCTTGCAAAGTCAGCGGTTCTGACCCGCATCCTGGTAGCGCCGTTGAGGAGCGTTGCAGGTAAAGTCACCAAAACGGATTTTTCAGTTGTGCCGATCATTTCGCCGGATGTAGTGGATTTGGCAATCATTTCCGGGGTTTCAAACGTGCCGTTTTGATTGGCATCGATCCAGATAGCGTAGTGTAGCGAAGTTGACCCCTTTAAGGTGAAAGTATAGCTTTGTCCGGCTACCAAAGCAGCTGGGGGAAGTGCCGTAAAATCGGAGAAATTATTGGCATTACAGGGAGACGGGAAATCCGATGTGTTATCGAGTGCCGTGCCGTTGATTTTTACTTTGGTGATGAATGAACTTACCAAAGCGCATACTTGGTTGGTGTAGACGGGAAAACAATAACCGGTTTGATTCTGAGGAACAGTGATGGAAACGACTCCGGAAAAGTCGGTGGAGTTGGAGGCGCGGATTCGGTAATGATAGGTTCTTCCCGCACTGAATTCTGAATCAATATAGGTGTTGGTACCGGGGCCGACGCCTCCCAAACAAATGTACGGCTCGTTGGTTGATTCGGCTCTTTCGACAAAATACCCTGTTTCAGTGATAGAATTATCGCCCCATTGTAGAATGATTCCGTTGGTGCCCACAACTGCCGTTGGCAAACCGGGCAAGGGTTGATTGGTGGGTGCGCAGTCGAGGGTGTATTGGTTGGAAGGGTCGGTTCGGGCGATGTAACCGATTTTCATACGTTCATACTGGCCGGGAGTCAATTGTCCATGTTGATTAAGACCGCATATTCTGCTCCAATACGACATTACATTTGTGATGCTTGGTTGATAAGGGACGCCGTTGGCATCGATGGGCGTTGCCAAGGCATAGGTACATGCATTATTGACGGTGTTTCTCTGCGTGGAGCTTAGTTGTTCATAAGGATCGGCGGGAGTATCACACACCCGATCGCCTTTGGTAGAGCAGTTGGCTCCTAAGCCTCTTGTAACTACTTCCCGATTTGACACAGTGGCATGATTGCTGTCCTGAAAAGTATGGTATAGACCGAAATAATGGCCGAATTCGTGCAGCAGCGTTTTATTTACTGTGTTTGTAATGGCTAAATAATTCACAAAGACATGGTTAAAACCTGGACTTGGCTGTGTGGCAAATCCTTCAGCACCAATGATGGTACTGCTTATGTACAGATTGATGGCATTGCTGACGTTGTAGGCTGATAAAATACCCGTAAATGTGTTTGCATTGTTGTAATTAATGGTGGTATTATAGGTAGTGCTGTTGATAAAATGCGGAGAGTCGGCGGTGGGATTGGTGCCGCCGATAGAACCGCTCCCGCCGAAATAAAACTGTAATCCTACGGGTAAAAAGGCCCTGTTCAATTCGGCAAATTTGGCATTGAGGGCAATGAGGTCAACCCCGCCGCTACCGTCATCGTTGCGAATAATGTGCACCTTTACCGGGACATAGTTGAGGGGTACGGCACCTGCCCGGGTATTTTTACTTTTCGCGTGCTTATGGATGAATTTGCCAAAGAAAAATTCATCCGCATCCGTGGGAGAGGGTGTGCCGCAGTTTTGTCCAAATAAGGGGATACAGCTTACTATAAGCCAAAAAAGAGAATACAATTGTTTTTTCATTAGTTTACCGCCCGAAGACTTGTCCCTTTTTCTTTTAGTATTTTAAAAATTCCTTCCATAGAAGCCTCAAGGTTTTTATGCTGATTTTGGAGCGTTTTTACCTGCTCAGTCAATTCTTTGATAGCTTCCACCAAAATGGGAGTTAATTGGATATAATTGATTGATTTGTACCCCTGTGCATCGGTATCGACCATTTCGGGGAATATTTTTTCTATTTCCTGGGCGATAAATCCGGTTTGTTTTCTATCTGTAAAATGACGGTCAGGAAATTCATTTTTCCGCCACAGATAGGTCACACCCTGAATGCCGGAGAGTTGAGCCAAGGCATTTTGCAATGGAGCGATGTCTTTTTTTAGGCGGCGATCAGAAGTAAGCACAACGCCGGCTGCTCTTACGCTGCCGGTGGCATTGATATCGCCGCCTACTTTGAGTTTCCATGTCGGGTTGGTGGCCAGCGCACCAATGGGCATATTAATTCCTACGACATCATTGGCAAAATCACCTCCGATGAGCGGCGTGGTGGTGCCGGAGTTTTCGATATAAAGTCGATTGGAACCGGTTTCGGAAGAACCTGCCTGATAACCGATGGCAATATTGTTGAAACCTGTCTTGCAGTTTGCCAAAGAAAAACCTCCGACGGCGACATTATTTTCTGGATAATTGGAGGGGCTTACTCCTCCGAAAGAAGTGCTGCCCATTGCTCCTGCACCAATACAAACATTATATCCTCCACCGTAGATATTCATGCCAGCACCTGTGCCGATGCCAATATTCTGCCAGCCCTCAAACTCTTCCCCCAAGGCCCTGAAACCTAAGGCTGTGTTGCCGTTTCCGCCCGTATTCTTTGACAAAGCTTCTGCGCCGACAGCGGTATTTTCGACATTATCGGTAAGTTTCAGGGCATTGTAGCCCACCGCCGTATTGTCTGAATTGCCGGTTACTTTATTCAGAGAACTATAGCCGACGGCGGTATTTCGCTGTCCTGTTGTATTCAGTTCGAGAACTTTCTCTCCAATGGCAGTATTATACAGTCCGGTATTGATGGGGCGATAACTTCTAAGTCCATCAGGTGTGATGGTAATATTCGATGTGTTATCCTGAATGGTCATGTTGGTCTGTCCCCAAGTCAGGGCAGGAAATAATAGGAATACTGGAAATAGCTTTCTCATGCTGAATAATTATAAAGTTTTTAACTGTTTAATAACTTTTTTCACTTTTGAGGTTCGACGTCTTGAGCAGGTGTGCCATTGACCATTGAGGAGTCGGATGGCATAACCTTCGTTTTTACAGCTTTCAGTGATGTAGGACAGATTGGCAATGATACTTTTGTTGATGCGGATAAAGCCATGTTTGGCAAAGGGTGATTCGAAAATGCCGATGGTTTTGGAAGTAATAACGCGGGAGCCGTCAGTTAAATAAGCGAATGTATAATTGCGGGCACTTTCTAAAAATACGATTTCTGAAATATTGACTGGACGTTTGCCGTCAGAGGTCTGTATCATCAGATTTGGCAACCCAAGGGTGGAAAGCGGAAACGAGTAGGTGTTCATCATTCTTAGTCTGTTTAGTGAATGGATATTTTCGCTTACTGTTTGGCGTTGATATGGTTGATGCACCAAACTTATAAGAATACCCTAAGCCACTAAACCCTTATTGAGTAAGTGTGTGCAGTGATTGAGTAAGTGTGTAGAAAAAGGCAGGAAGTGCGTTTAGGCGAAACGAGCTAAAAAGTCATGTTTTTTACGGAAGGATACCTCAACGGTAGAGCCGTCAGACATTTCCAAATAGCCGCCTTTGCCTTTAAAGTAGCGGCGAATATGTTTGAGATTTACAATGTGGGAATGGTGTACCCGGCAAAATAAGTCTTCTGATAACATCTCCTCAATATCATTGAGGGTCCGGGAAACCAGAAATTTACGGTTATTTGTTAGCGTCAAATGGGTGTAATTACTGTCGCTGCGGCAGGAGATTACTTCTTCGTCATGAATAAAAATCAGCCCGTCGACGGTGGGCAAGGCCATGATGTATTGGTCGCGGGGTGCTCCGTTGATATAGCTATTCAAAATCATATTTTGCCCTTCCAGATGTTTTGTAACTGTACCTAAAGGGGGGAGCTTTTTTACAGCGGCTACCAAATCATCAATGTCCAGGGGTTTGAGCAGGTAGTCGAGTGCAGAGCGTTTGAGGGCTTTCAGGGCGTAGTGCTCGTAGGCTGTAACAAAAATAACGCTGAATGAAAGATGGGGCAGTCGATCCAGTACTTTGAACCCTGAGCCGTCAGGTAGTTCAATGTCTAAAAATACTACATCCGGTTGCAGCGAACTGATGGTCGCCACGGCTGTTTCCAAGGTATCGGCAAGACCGACGATTTCAATCTGCGGGCAATATTTGCCCAGCATGACTTCCAATAATTTACGACTTCGGTCTTCGTCTTCAACAATGACAGCTCGGTATACTTCACGTTGGTCAGGCAAGGCAGTATTCACAGGTTAACCAGTATATAGCTTCATCAAAACACGCGTCCCCCGCAATGAAGGATCGAGATGCTTCTTATCAAAGACGTCAATGCTGTGGCTTTCGTCACTCAACTGATTGATTAATTTTATTCTTTTTTTGACGATGTCCAAACCATGAGAAGCATGTTCTTTTGCGAGGCCCGTTTTGGATTTTTGAGAGAACTCCAAACCTACCCCGTTGTCGTCGATGGTGCAATAAAGATACTTCTCGGCAAACTCAAAGTCTATTTTAAGCAGCCCCTCCGCTTGCATCCGCCCAAGTTGCCCATGTCTGATCGCGTTTTCCACAAAAGGCTGTAACAGAAGAGAAGGAACTTCTATTTCATCGGCTTTCACATTTGGATGGATATTTACCTCAACTTTGAAAGCTTGGAGATACCGTAATTGTTCTAATTTGATATACAGCATCAGGAAGTCGATTTCATCGGTCAAAGAGATCGTGCTGCGTTTAGTAAAATCCAATGATTTACGAATCAACTTGGCAAATTGTGAAAGATATCGATGGGCCTGTTCAGCCTCGTTGTTTATAAGAAACTCCTGAATTGCATTGAGACAATTAAAAATAAAATGAGGGTTCATCTGCGCCCGAAATGCCTGTTTTTCCAACTCATTGAATTCTTCATTGAATGCTCTTGCTTTACGCTCCCGACGATAATAATACATAAACAGAACGGTTAGTAAAGCAAAACAAAAAGAAGTAATGAGGGAGCCCTGTATGATGGGATTGAGATACCAAGGCATCGTCACCTTGAAATTTAAGGATGTTTTTCCTAAGAACAGCCCTCGTTCTTTCGAAATAGCTTCCAGCTCAAACTGATAGCTGCCCGGCAGTAACTTTGTAAAGACAGCGGTATGCTCATCGGTGGTACTCCATTGACTGTAAGACCCATAGGAGCCAAACATATTCCCCGAGAGTCGGAAGCGATACCGTATATTGCCGGCCCACTGACGGCTGACGGCATAAAACTTAAACCTGATTTCATCTTTGCTTTGTAGGGCTATCAGGGGATTGATACGTACAAGGCTGTCGTCGCTCCAAACGTTGGTAATGTGTACCGGTATCGGCAGTGTATGACTGCTCGCTATGTCTTTTAAAAAAGTGACCCCGCCCGTTGTTGCCACCCAGATAGAGTCATGTTTTACAAATACATCATTGACAATATTAGTTGCCAATCCGTTGCTTGTATTATAGATCGTAATGTGCCATTTTTTTTGTGAGATATTTTCGATGCTTATTTTATTCAATCCATTGATTGTGCTTACCCACAGCGTTTTATTTTCGCTTATAAAGAATGACTGAACAAAATTGTTGGATAGGCCCTCTTCGACGGAGAGGTTGTAAAGTTGACGGTTGCTGTAGAAAAAAATGCCCGCAACGGTTGTTCCGATGACCAAACTACCGTCGTGCAAAGTAGCTAACGCGGTGATTCTGTATTTGAAATTTTGCAAAATAGACGGCAATGTATCCGATATTTGTGACCTGAAAACGCTGTTTTTAAGGGTTGTTTCTATTTTGCGGCGGCTGAATGTCATCAGCCCATTGGTTTGTCCTATCCAGAGACGTTTTTCAAGTGAATCATAAGCAATGGCCGTTGTACGCTCCAAAAACAGTTTTCTTTTATCAATAAGATTAGATAACAAATAGTGGCATTTGGATTCAGTAAAGGGAGGTTTTATTTCATTTTCTGCCAGTTGATTTTCTGTAGAGATATAAGCTCCATGATGCGTGGCCAGGAAAATCAATGAATCAGAGAAGGCAATATCTTTAATATTACCGTTGATAAAGTACGAGGTATATATTCGGCCATTATAGCGATAAAGGATGTTTTCATACGACATCCAGGCAGCCCTCGGCCTGATACGAATATTTTTGATACGCGACGTAAGGGGTTTAACACTATACGATTTTTCGAAATCAATACTTTTTCGCGGAATATTATCCACCACAATCTTTATATTTCCGCGATTGAGGCCAATCAATAACTCACGGTTGAGCTTCCCTACGCTTAAAGGCTCCGTATTGTAGATACCGATGTTGGGGATTTGATAGGCCGTCTGGGGAGACATGCAATAAAGCCCATCGTTGTAGGTGGATATCCAGATGTTTCCTTCATTGTCTGAAGCGGTGTAAGTAATGCTTCGCCCCGGCAATTCGTTGGAGACATACGACAGTTTCTCGCCAGTTATTTTAAATAAAAACAACCCACGGTCGGAAGTGCCGACACAGATCGTTTTGGGATGTAAATTGATAAAAATAGTGTTTTTATAAGGGAACCCGGGCACGTTTATGGTGTTGGTTTTGCCCGAATCATAAAAACAAATGGCAGAATTAGAAGGATAAATGTATTTAAGGGAATCAACATGGCAGATGATACGGGGGCGGTTTTTGCTGAAACTTTCGGGCAATGAAAAAAGTAGTTTTCTACTGAAAAGTTCTGTACAATGATTGCCGTCACTGATAAATACCTGATGGGGGGCAGAAACGTGAACAATATTTTTATAGGTATATGCTCTCCCTTTGATCGCCGTAAGTTTTCGTGAAGAAAGGTGAAAGCGAAAGATATCCGCCCTTTGTTTTACAATCCAGACATTGTCAAAATCGTCCTCATAGATTTGCAGCACGGATTGGAAAGATGTACCGAAAAAATCTTTTCCGTTTTGGAATGTAGAGCCGTCGTAGAGCAAAACATCACCTGAGAAAGGGATAAACCATATTCTGCCCTGTTTGCCGATATAAATATCAATAAATTCAACATCGTTCACTAACCCCTTGAGCGAAAAAGTTTCGAAGCGGTGACCGTCAAATCTACAAATACCGTTGCTTGTGGCCAACCATAAAAAGCCCCGCTCATCTTTCACTACTTTGTAAACTGTGTTGCTGGGAAGTCCGTCGGCAGTAGTATAATGCGGGAAATAGCGTTCCTGTCCATAGGCAACGCTGAAAAAAATCAAAATTATTGTACAAAGAATGATTTGTCTTATCATCGAAAAAATGATTGATTCAGCGGTTGGAATAATGGGTAGACTCCTAAAAGGCTGTGCGGGTTACATATTTCAAAAAGTTAATTTGAGCACCTGCTAATTCATAACCCTGACAATCACTAAACACGGTGTTTCAGGCGGTGTTTTTTGGGGAAAATATCGGTGTATGGAGCCCAACACAAGTATAAACTTTTGGTTACGCTGCTTTTGAGAAAATAGCTATATTCAATCTAAATTATCAGATGAAAGAAGAAAATTCAACCCCCATCAACCGCAGAGACTTTGTCGCCAAAGCTGCCACAGCATTGG encodes:
- a CDS encoding GEVED domain-containing protein yields the protein MKKQLYSLFWLIVSCIPLFGQNCGTPSPTDADEFFFGKFIHKHAKSKNTRAGAVPLNYVPVKVHIIRNDDGSGGVDLIALNAKFAELNRAFLPVGLQFYFGGSGSIGGTNPTADSPHFINSTTYNTTINYNNANTFTGILSAYNVSNAINLYISSTIIGAEGFATQPSPGFNHVFVNYLAITNTVNKTLLHEFGHYFGLYHTFQDSNHATVSNREVVTRGLGANCSTKGDRVCDTPADPYEQLSSTQRNTVNNACTYALATPIDANGVPYQPSITNVMSYWSRICGLNQHGQLTPGQYERMKIGYIARTDPSNQYTLDCAPTNQPLPGLPTAVVGTNGIILQWGDNSITETGYFVERAESTNEPYICLGGVGPGTNTYIDSEFSAGRTYHYRIRASNSTDFSGVVSITVPQNQTGYCFPVYTNQVCALVSSFITKVKINGTALDNTSDFPSPCNANNFSDFTALPPAALVAGQSYTFTLKGSTSLHYAIWIDANQNGTFETPEMIAKSTTSGEMIGTTEKSVLVTLPATLLNGATRMRVRTADFASGGVTNACSRYTVGETEDYTVTISNGSSLPQIQLLSTFPPLCAGGNYQASFTTSGSFSGNNTFKAELSDTYGNFAAGTEVGSGTGSPLTISLPPLLAPGSYYRLRIISTDISVSTNSESIRVYSKPEASITVSGNAVVCAPTTVSLTAATGEGYTYTWKNSTGTLPNATSQMLAAAQTENYRVEISQNGCINESGPVAVTINPKVQVNLSGAASIYASQSANLSVSLTAGTLPYQLTLSTGQQFTNSMNNPFTITVSPTTTTTYTITQVSNTQCGAGTAAGSALITVLPTQFPCPQTLVVHASLPAPYQASETITTTGTIQYTSGNISYTAGKSITITSPAAGGFWQSGPNTVFEAKITGCQ
- a CDS encoding LytR/AlgR family response regulator transcription factor, with protein sequence MMNTYSFPLSTLGLPNLMIQTSDGKRPVNISEIVFLESARNYTFAYLTDGSRVITSKTIGIFESPFAKHGFIRINKSIIANLSYITESCKNEGYAIRLLNGQWHTCSRRRTSKVKKVIKQLKTL
- a CDS encoding sulfatase family protein — protein: MKKKTYSILTILFVGLASVFLAFKPTVQKNKMPNIVYILADDMGYGDVSIYNPQGKISTPNIDKLAMQGMRFTDAHSPSSVCTPTRYALMTGRYPWRSRLPVGVLRGYSRTLIEDDRPTVASLLKSQGYQTGVVGKWHLGLDWEVPQGKQELLKTENYGIKTEMNPEDIDFTKKPTGGPQSVGFDYSYILPASLDMPPYCYLENQQLTEQPTAYTKGNKLESGYTGPFWREGKMSPSFDFHGVLPEFVTKANAFLKKQTKEKPFFLYIPLAAPHTPWVPTKNYVGKSKAGEYGDFVQQVDAAVGEVLKTLEASGLSENTLVIFTSDNGPYWRPNFTEQFGHAAAGPFRGMKGDAFEGGHRIPFIVRWPHKVKPNTVSNATTTLANLLSTCAEIVGTKDAKYNTEDSYSILPVLLGKTKQVPNQPAVVHSSSIGYFAIRKGNWKLIEGLGSGGFTEPKEIKPKVGEAAGQLYNLADDVSEKNNLYEQNPEKVRELAQLLTAIRQSKKKLVLN
- a CDS encoding sensor histidine kinase, which gives rise to MIRQIILCTIILIFFSVAYGQERYFPHYTTADGLPSNTVYKVVKDERGFLWLATSNGICRFDGHRFETFSLKGLVNDVEFIDIYIGKQGRIWFIPFSGDVLLYDGSTFQNGKDFFGTSFQSVLQIYEDDFDNVWIVKQRADIFRFHLSSRKLTAIKGRAYTYKNIVHVSAPHQVFISDGNHCTELFSRKLLFSLPESFSKNRPRIICHVDSLKYIYPSNSAICFYDSGKTNTINVPGFPYKNTIFINLHPKTICVGTSDRGLFLFKITGEKLSYVSNELPGRSITYTASDNEGNIWISTYNDGLYCMSPQTAYQIPNIGIYNTEPLSVGKLNRELLIGLNRGNIKIVVDNIPRKSIDFEKSYSVKPLTSRIKNIRIRPRAAWMSYENILYRYNGRIYTSYFINGNIKDIAFSDSLIFLATHHGAYISTENQLAENEIKPPFTESKCHYLLSNLIDKRKLFLERTTAIAYDSLEKRLWIGQTNGLMTFSRRKIETTLKNSVFRSQISDTLPSILQNFKYRITALATLHDGSLVIGTTVAGIFFYSNRQLYNLSVEEGLSNNFVQSFFISENKTLWVSTINGLNKISIENISQKKWHITIYNTSNGLATNIVNDVFVKHDSIWVATTGGVTFLKDIASSHTLPIPVHITNVWSDDSLVRINPLIALQSKDEIRFKFYAVSRQWAGNIRYRFRLSGNMFGSYGSYSQWSTTDEHTAVFTKLLPGSYQFELEAISKERGLFLGKTSLNFKVTMPWYLNPIIQGSLITSFCFALLTVLFMYYYRRERKARAFNEEFNELEKQAFRAQMNPHFIFNCLNAIQEFLINNEAEQAHRYLSQFAKLIRKSLDFTKRSTISLTDEIDFLMLYIKLEQLRYLQAFKVEVNIHPNVKADEIEVPSLLLQPFVENAIRHGQLGRMQAEGLLKIDFEFAEKYLYCTIDDNGVGLEFSQKSKTGLAKEHASHGLDIVKKRIKLINQLSDESHSIDVFDKKHLDPSLRGTRVLMKLYTG
- a CDS encoding LytR/AlgR family response regulator transcription factor, producing MNTALPDQREVYRAVIVEDEDRSRKLLEVMLGKYCPQIEIVGLADTLETAVATISSLQPDVVFLDIELPDGSGFKVLDRLPHLSFSVIFVTAYEHYALKALKRSALDYLLKPLDIDDLVAAVKKLPPLGTVTKHLEGQNMILNSYINGAPRDQYIMALPTVDGLIFIHDEEVISCRSDSNYTHLTLTNNRKFLVSRTLNDIEEMLSEDLFCRVHHSHIVNLKHIRRYFKGKGGYLEMSDGSTVEVSFRKKHDFLARFA
- a CDS encoding tail fiber domain-containing protein, whose protein sequence is MRKLFPVFLLFPALTWGQTNMTIQDNTSNITITPDGLRSYRPINTGLYNTAIGEKVLELNTTGQRNTAVGYSSLNKVTGNSDNTAVGYNALKLTDNVENTAVGAEALSKNTGGNGNTALGFRALGEEFEGWQNIGIGTGAGMNIYGGGYNVCIGAGAMGSTSFGGVSPSNYPENNVAVGGFSLANCKTGFNNIAIGYQAGSSETGSNRLYIENSGTTTPLIGGDFANDVVGINMPIGALATNPTWKLKVGGDINATGSVRAAGVVLTSDRRLKKDIAPLQNALAQLSGIQGVTYLWRKNEFPDRHFTDRKQTGFIAQEIEKIFPEMVDTDAQGYKSINYIQLTPILVEAIKELTEQVKTLQNQHKNLEASMEGIFKILKEKGTSLRAVN